A part of Anabas testudineus chromosome 7, fAnaTes1.2, whole genome shotgun sequence genomic DNA contains:
- the itih6 gene encoding inter-alpha-trypsin inhibitor heavy chain H6 isoform X2 codes for MDIMNLKNLCILVFFTFYVQQGLTGDYEARLGTNLLLQRIKRQSKAAKPVLKVTAYHVKCSVVSRYAVTTVQSSVWNQLPVIKEAAFEVDLPSSAFISNFTITSNGKVYVAQVKERATARKIYDAAKKQGKTAGLVATKERETEKFRVAVSVPSGALTSFSLTYEELLPRRLGHYQISLGLRPGQLVQNLTLDVSILERTGISFIKVLPLRTSRLLSNITEGDKDAPASTHIERSTGCARVCYSPTLQQQSSISSKGLDADFIIQYDVDLRDPMGDIQVYDGYFVHYFAPRGLPVVPKDVIFVIDVSGSMIGTKIKQTKQAMCTILGDLREGDHFNIITFSDKVHTWKKGRTVRATRQNVQDAKDYVKMIIAEGWTNINAALLSAAQLINPPSSGSSINLSSRRVPLIIFLTDGEATIGVTAGDTILNNAKKTLGAASLFGLAFGDDADFLLLKRLALDNRGVARMVYEDADAALQLKGFYDEVASPLLSDIQLSYLDDQAFDITRSVFPNYFQGSELVVAGRVKPGVKDLKVSMSATDSKQRVKLENDVLISHEKPNGSEDSADCSDGLEGISSFVHRLWAYFTIKELLLAKLNSTDPAAQRLLAEKATNLSLKYNFVTPVTSLVVVKPDVDVAAQTQTTAKPSTTATTATTATASIKIPASGVAKKHSSLSNSRPNKTKPDPPQPPHNTPQTKKRITTESTARTLVSPSKKRTTTSSPSSIKTAQTPLLRKKPTRSQNDSKTNSPPPAGKISTFPHNALKTAPPPAPRKVSTHHPNATKTTTAPEVAFTTTPPLSSVRTDPAPVPVRPLISQLSTGKTTLSPVEAENSTASAPDDPQLETTSAPPELLSPLTSLTPASAPDVEHNNTNSGGGKDLSIATLVSATFSPMPGVTDGPRLWEAAGLLDVSTSIQIQRKDIDLVKDYDATYDYDYDLNYDTWDDTADTGSFESTSRLSTIGVFSSSVDGDPHFVIQLPKLHQNLCFTVDGSANDVLRLLEDPERGIIVDGHLMGAPSKHGLEDRPRTYFDQLTISSATGGSGDIMVTLSLDAVVVEGEGRETLPINQQGSVTRQGVTVTVDNHWNCWIELANDVRFLVLFHRYKHPSYLQMAHLGFYIADGRGLSASTQGLLGQFQHADMTVMVVKDHVAGDAHRANTEKVLDKGILRWDSEHVPVTLQDKTLKDTVGKRHLSRCWVVPKSEIERLLGHPYESYVVDRV; via the exons ATGGACATTATGAACCTAAAAAATCTGTGCATTCTGGTTTTCTTCACGTTCTATGTGCAGCAGGGATTGACAGGAGATTATGAAGCACGCCTCGGAACAAATCTACTTTTACAG AGAATAAAGCGTCAAAGCAAAGCAGCAAAACCAGTG TTAAAGGTGACAGCCTACCACGTGAAGTGTTCAGTGGTGTCCCGCTATGCTGTTACCACAGTCCAGAGTTCagtgtggaaccagctccccGTCATTAAGGAGGCTGCCTTTGAGGTGGACCTGCCCTCCTCTGCTTTCATCTCCAACTTTACCAT CACCTCCAATGGCAAGGTGTATGTGGCCCAGGTTAAGGAAAGAGCCACTGCCAGGAAAATATATGACGCTGCTAAGAAGCAAGGAAAAACAGCTGGACTTGTTGCAACCAA ggagagagagactgaaaagTTTCGTGTGGCTGTGAGTGTGCCATCAGGAGCTCTGACATCCTTCTCCCTGACCTACGAGGAGCTATTGCCTCGTCGACTGGGCCACTATCAGATCAGTTTGGGCCTGAGGCCCGGACAACTTGTTCAGAACCTGACGTTAGATGTTAGTATCTTAGAGAGGACAGGTATCAGTTTCATCAAAGTGCTTCCTCTCAGAACAAGCCGACTGCTGTCCAACATCACTGAAG GTGATAAAGACGCCCCCGCCTCCACTCACATTGAGCGGAGCACTGGATGTGCTCGAGTTTGCTACAGTCCCACATtgcaacagcagagcagcatttCCTCCAAAGGTCTTGATGCTGACTTCATCATTCAGTATGATGTGGACCTCAGAGACCCCATGGGTGATATCCAG GTGTATGATGGCTACTTTGTACATTACTTTGCTCCCAGAGGACTTCCTGTGGTTCCTAAGGATGTCATATTTGTCATTGATGTCAGTGGCTCAATGATAGGCACCAAGATAAAACAG ACCAAGCAGGCCATGTGTACCATCCTTGGGGACCTGAGAGAGGGGGATCACTTCAACATTATCACCTTCTCAGACAAAGTTCACACCTGGAAGAAAGGCCGAACAGTGCGGGCAACTCGTCAGAACGTACAAGATGCTAAAGACTATGTGAAGATGATTATTGCGGAAGGAT GGACCAATATCAatgcagctctgctctcagcTGCCCAACTCATCAACCCACCATCCTCTGGCTCTTCTATCAACCTGTCATCCCGTCGCGTCCCTCTGATAATTTTCCTCACTGATGGCGAGGCAACCATTGGGGTAACAGCTGGTGACACCATCCTTAACAATGCCAAGAAGACTTTAGGCGCAGCTTCTCTGTTTGGTCTTGCCTTTGGAGATGATGCAGACTTCCTCCTTCTGAAACGCCTGGCTCTGGATAACCGAGGTGTAGCTAGGATGGTGTATGAAGATGCAGATGCAGCCTTGCAGCTGAAGGGCTTCTATGATGAAGTAGCCAGCCCTTTGCTATCGGACATCCAGCTGTCCTACCTGGATGATCAGGCGTTCGACATCACACGCTCAGTGTTCCCAAACTACTTCCAAGGCTCCGAGTTGGTTGTGGCTGGGAGGGTTAAACCAGGGGTTAAGGACTTGAAGGTGTCGATGTCTGCCACTGATTCAAAGCAGCGTGTGAAGTTGGAGAATGATGTGCTGATCTCCCATGAAAAGCCGAATGGCAGTGAAGATTCTGCTGACTGTTCAGACGGTTTAGAAGGGATCTCCAGCTTTGTGCATCGTCTCTGGGCATATTTCACCATCAAAGAGCTGCTACTAGCCAAACTGAATAGCACTGACCCTGCAGCTCAGAGGTTACTGGCAGAGAAGGCCACCAACCTCTCCCTAAAATATAACTTTGTAACACCAGTCACATCTTTAGTTGTAGTTAAGCCAGATGTAGACGTAGCagctcaaacacaaacaactgcaaAACCATCCACCACAGCTACCACAGCTACAACAGCTACAGCTTCTATCAAAATACCAGCTTCTGGTGTTGCAAAGAAGCATAGTTCACTTTCTAACTCCAGgcctaacaaaacaaaaccagaccCTCCTCAGCCACCTCACAATACaccacaaactaaaaaaagaatcaCCACAGAGTCCACAGCTAGAACTCTAGTTTCTCCATCTAAGAAAAGAACTACCACCTCAAGTCCCAGCTCCATCAAAACAGCCCAAACACCTTTACTCAGAAAAAAGCCCACTCGTTCCCAGAATGACTCTAAAACgaactctcctcctcctgctggaAAGATATCTACATTCCCACATAATGCTCTAAAAACAGCCCCACCCCCTGCACCTAGAAAAGTATCCACCCATCACCCCAATGCcaccaaaacaacaactgctCCTGAGGTAGCATTTACTACCACACCTCCACTGAGTTCAGTCAGAACTGACCCTGCACCCGTGCCCGTGAGACCTCTTATCTCGCAGCTCAGCACAGGAAAGACAACTCTCTCTCCGGTAGAGGCAGAGAATAGCACAGCATCTGCTCCAGATGATCCTCAGCTTGAAACCACGAGTGCTCCGCCCGAGCTGTTGTCTCCGCTCACTTCTCTGACCCCGGCCTCGGCGCCGGATGTggaacacaacaacacaaactcagGTGGTGGCAAAGATCTGAGTATTGCCACCCTGGTATCAGCCACCTTTTCTCCTATGCCTGGTGTAACAGACGGACCACGACTATGGGAGGCAGCAGGGCTTCTGG ATGTCTCTACTTCCATTCAGATTCAGAGGAAAG ATATTGACCTTGTAAAAG ACTATGACGCTACCTATGATTATGACTACGACCTCAACTATGATACCT GGGATGACACTGCAGATACAGGGTCATTTG AATCTACATCCAGACTGAGTACCATCGGGGTCTTCTCCTCATCAG ttGATGGAGATCCCCATTTTGTCATCCAGCTGCCAAAGCTCCATCAGAacctgtgtttcacagtagatGGCAGCGCTAATGATGTCCTCAGACTGTTAGAGGACCCAGAGAGAG GGATCATTGTGGATGGTCACCTGATGGGGGCTCCCTCCAAGCATGGTTTAGAAGACCGCCCCCGAACCTACTTTGACCAGCTCACCATCTCCTCAGCCACAGGCGGCTCTGGTGACATCATGGTCACACTCTCTCTGGATGCTGTAGTGGTGGAAGGAGAAGGGCGGGAAACTCTTCCCATCAATCAGCAGGGGTCTGTGACAAGGCAGGGTGTGACAGTTACTGTGGACAACCACTGGAACTGCTGGATTGAGCTGGCCAATGATGTGCGCTTCCTAGTCCTGTTCCACCGCTATAAACACCCTAGCTACCTACAGATGGCTCACCTGGGTTTCTACATCGCAGATGGTCGGGGGCTTTCTGCCTCAACCCAAGGATTGCTGG GCCAGTTTCAGCATGCTGACATGACTGTAATGGTGGTGAAGGATCATGTGGCTGGGGATGCTCACCGGGCTAATACAGAGAAAGTTTTAGACAAGGGGATCCTGAGGTGGGATTCAGAGCACGTGCCAGTCACTTTGCAAGACAAGACGCTTAAAGACACAGTGGGGAAACGCCACCTTAGCAGGTGTTGGGTGGTTCCTAAGTCTGAAATAGAGAGACTGCTGGGTCATCCGTATGAGAGCTACGTGGTGGATCGTGTGTAA
- the itih6 gene encoding inter-alpha-trypsin inhibitor heavy chain H6 isoform X1 produces the protein MDIMNLKNLCILVFFTFYVQQGLTGDYEARLGTNLLLQRIKRQSKAAKPVLKVTAYHVKCSVVSRYAVTTVQSSVWNQLPVIKEAAFEVDLPSSAFISNFTITSNGKVYVAQVKERATARKIYDAAKKQGKTAGLVATKERETEKFRVAVSVPSGALTSFSLTYEELLPRRLGHYQISLGLRPGQLVQNLTLDVSILERTGISFIKVLPLRTSRLLSNITEGDKDAPASTHIERSTGCARVCYSPTLQQQSSISSKGLDADFIIQYDVDLRDPMGDIQVVYDGYFVHYFAPRGLPVVPKDVIFVIDVSGSMIGTKIKQTKQAMCTILGDLREGDHFNIITFSDKVHTWKKGRTVRATRQNVQDAKDYVKMIIAEGWTNINAALLSAAQLINPPSSGSSINLSSRRVPLIIFLTDGEATIGVTAGDTILNNAKKTLGAASLFGLAFGDDADFLLLKRLALDNRGVARMVYEDADAALQLKGFYDEVASPLLSDIQLSYLDDQAFDITRSVFPNYFQGSELVVAGRVKPGVKDLKVSMSATDSKQRVKLENDVLISHEKPNGSEDSADCSDGLEGISSFVHRLWAYFTIKELLLAKLNSTDPAAQRLLAEKATNLSLKYNFVTPVTSLVVVKPDVDVAAQTQTTAKPSTTATTATTATASIKIPASGVAKKHSSLSNSRPNKTKPDPPQPPHNTPQTKKRITTESTARTLVSPSKKRTTTSSPSSIKTAQTPLLRKKPTRSQNDSKTNSPPPAGKISTFPHNALKTAPPPAPRKVSTHHPNATKTTTAPEVAFTTTPPLSSVRTDPAPVPVRPLISQLSTGKTTLSPVEAENSTASAPDDPQLETTSAPPELLSPLTSLTPASAPDVEHNNTNSGGGKDLSIATLVSATFSPMPGVTDGPRLWEAAGLLDVSTSIQIQRKDIDLVKDYDATYDYDYDLNYDTWDDTADTGSFESTSRLSTIGVFSSSVDGDPHFVIQLPKLHQNLCFTVDGSANDVLRLLEDPERGIIVDGHLMGAPSKHGLEDRPRTYFDQLTISSATGGSGDIMVTLSLDAVVVEGEGRETLPINQQGSVTRQGVTVTVDNHWNCWIELANDVRFLVLFHRYKHPSYLQMAHLGFYIADGRGLSASTQGLLGQFQHADMTVMVVKDHVAGDAHRANTEKVLDKGILRWDSEHVPVTLQDKTLKDTVGKRHLSRCWVVPKSEIERLLGHPYESYVVDRV, from the exons ATGGACATTATGAACCTAAAAAATCTGTGCATTCTGGTTTTCTTCACGTTCTATGTGCAGCAGGGATTGACAGGAGATTATGAAGCACGCCTCGGAACAAATCTACTTTTACAG AGAATAAAGCGTCAAAGCAAAGCAGCAAAACCAGTG TTAAAGGTGACAGCCTACCACGTGAAGTGTTCAGTGGTGTCCCGCTATGCTGTTACCACAGTCCAGAGTTCagtgtggaaccagctccccGTCATTAAGGAGGCTGCCTTTGAGGTGGACCTGCCCTCCTCTGCTTTCATCTCCAACTTTACCAT CACCTCCAATGGCAAGGTGTATGTGGCCCAGGTTAAGGAAAGAGCCACTGCCAGGAAAATATATGACGCTGCTAAGAAGCAAGGAAAAACAGCTGGACTTGTTGCAACCAA ggagagagagactgaaaagTTTCGTGTGGCTGTGAGTGTGCCATCAGGAGCTCTGACATCCTTCTCCCTGACCTACGAGGAGCTATTGCCTCGTCGACTGGGCCACTATCAGATCAGTTTGGGCCTGAGGCCCGGACAACTTGTTCAGAACCTGACGTTAGATGTTAGTATCTTAGAGAGGACAGGTATCAGTTTCATCAAAGTGCTTCCTCTCAGAACAAGCCGACTGCTGTCCAACATCACTGAAG GTGATAAAGACGCCCCCGCCTCCACTCACATTGAGCGGAGCACTGGATGTGCTCGAGTTTGCTACAGTCCCACATtgcaacagcagagcagcatttCCTCCAAAGGTCTTGATGCTGACTTCATCATTCAGTATGATGTGGACCTCAGAGACCCCATGGGTGATATCCAGGTC GTGTATGATGGCTACTTTGTACATTACTTTGCTCCCAGAGGACTTCCTGTGGTTCCTAAGGATGTCATATTTGTCATTGATGTCAGTGGCTCAATGATAGGCACCAAGATAAAACAG ACCAAGCAGGCCATGTGTACCATCCTTGGGGACCTGAGAGAGGGGGATCACTTCAACATTATCACCTTCTCAGACAAAGTTCACACCTGGAAGAAAGGCCGAACAGTGCGGGCAACTCGTCAGAACGTACAAGATGCTAAAGACTATGTGAAGATGATTATTGCGGAAGGAT GGACCAATATCAatgcagctctgctctcagcTGCCCAACTCATCAACCCACCATCCTCTGGCTCTTCTATCAACCTGTCATCCCGTCGCGTCCCTCTGATAATTTTCCTCACTGATGGCGAGGCAACCATTGGGGTAACAGCTGGTGACACCATCCTTAACAATGCCAAGAAGACTTTAGGCGCAGCTTCTCTGTTTGGTCTTGCCTTTGGAGATGATGCAGACTTCCTCCTTCTGAAACGCCTGGCTCTGGATAACCGAGGTGTAGCTAGGATGGTGTATGAAGATGCAGATGCAGCCTTGCAGCTGAAGGGCTTCTATGATGAAGTAGCCAGCCCTTTGCTATCGGACATCCAGCTGTCCTACCTGGATGATCAGGCGTTCGACATCACACGCTCAGTGTTCCCAAACTACTTCCAAGGCTCCGAGTTGGTTGTGGCTGGGAGGGTTAAACCAGGGGTTAAGGACTTGAAGGTGTCGATGTCTGCCACTGATTCAAAGCAGCGTGTGAAGTTGGAGAATGATGTGCTGATCTCCCATGAAAAGCCGAATGGCAGTGAAGATTCTGCTGACTGTTCAGACGGTTTAGAAGGGATCTCCAGCTTTGTGCATCGTCTCTGGGCATATTTCACCATCAAAGAGCTGCTACTAGCCAAACTGAATAGCACTGACCCTGCAGCTCAGAGGTTACTGGCAGAGAAGGCCACCAACCTCTCCCTAAAATATAACTTTGTAACACCAGTCACATCTTTAGTTGTAGTTAAGCCAGATGTAGACGTAGCagctcaaacacaaacaactgcaaAACCATCCACCACAGCTACCACAGCTACAACAGCTACAGCTTCTATCAAAATACCAGCTTCTGGTGTTGCAAAGAAGCATAGTTCACTTTCTAACTCCAGgcctaacaaaacaaaaccagaccCTCCTCAGCCACCTCACAATACaccacaaactaaaaaaagaatcaCCACAGAGTCCACAGCTAGAACTCTAGTTTCTCCATCTAAGAAAAGAACTACCACCTCAAGTCCCAGCTCCATCAAAACAGCCCAAACACCTTTACTCAGAAAAAAGCCCACTCGTTCCCAGAATGACTCTAAAACgaactctcctcctcctgctggaAAGATATCTACATTCCCACATAATGCTCTAAAAACAGCCCCACCCCCTGCACCTAGAAAAGTATCCACCCATCACCCCAATGCcaccaaaacaacaactgctCCTGAGGTAGCATTTACTACCACACCTCCACTGAGTTCAGTCAGAACTGACCCTGCACCCGTGCCCGTGAGACCTCTTATCTCGCAGCTCAGCACAGGAAAGACAACTCTCTCTCCGGTAGAGGCAGAGAATAGCACAGCATCTGCTCCAGATGATCCTCAGCTTGAAACCACGAGTGCTCCGCCCGAGCTGTTGTCTCCGCTCACTTCTCTGACCCCGGCCTCGGCGCCGGATGTggaacacaacaacacaaactcagGTGGTGGCAAAGATCTGAGTATTGCCACCCTGGTATCAGCCACCTTTTCTCCTATGCCTGGTGTAACAGACGGACCACGACTATGGGAGGCAGCAGGGCTTCTGG ATGTCTCTACTTCCATTCAGATTCAGAGGAAAG ATATTGACCTTGTAAAAG ACTATGACGCTACCTATGATTATGACTACGACCTCAACTATGATACCT GGGATGACACTGCAGATACAGGGTCATTTG AATCTACATCCAGACTGAGTACCATCGGGGTCTTCTCCTCATCAG ttGATGGAGATCCCCATTTTGTCATCCAGCTGCCAAAGCTCCATCAGAacctgtgtttcacagtagatGGCAGCGCTAATGATGTCCTCAGACTGTTAGAGGACCCAGAGAGAG GGATCATTGTGGATGGTCACCTGATGGGGGCTCCCTCCAAGCATGGTTTAGAAGACCGCCCCCGAACCTACTTTGACCAGCTCACCATCTCCTCAGCCACAGGCGGCTCTGGTGACATCATGGTCACACTCTCTCTGGATGCTGTAGTGGTGGAAGGAGAAGGGCGGGAAACTCTTCCCATCAATCAGCAGGGGTCTGTGACAAGGCAGGGTGTGACAGTTACTGTGGACAACCACTGGAACTGCTGGATTGAGCTGGCCAATGATGTGCGCTTCCTAGTCCTGTTCCACCGCTATAAACACCCTAGCTACCTACAGATGGCTCACCTGGGTTTCTACATCGCAGATGGTCGGGGGCTTTCTGCCTCAACCCAAGGATTGCTGG GCCAGTTTCAGCATGCTGACATGACTGTAATGGTGGTGAAGGATCATGTGGCTGGGGATGCTCACCGGGCTAATACAGAGAAAGTTTTAGACAAGGGGATCCTGAGGTGGGATTCAGAGCACGTGCCAGTCACTTTGCAAGACAAGACGCTTAAAGACACAGTGGGGAAACGCCACCTTAGCAGGTGTTGGGTGGTTCCTAAGTCTGAAATAGAGAGACTGCTGGGTCATCCGTATGAGAGCTACGTGGTGGATCGTGTGTAA